A window of the Brumimicrobium sp. genome harbors these coding sequences:
- a CDS encoding choice-of-anchor J domain-containing protein: MKRVIVFASLIISSLAFGQVSILEENFDGTEIPSSWKVINQDGFTVANDVQEYAEAWIIKEDPFDATNGTASSTSYFSPSNRASRWLITPQITLGAESNYISWQGMSFDPSFPDSYKVLVSTNGNDIADFTDTLVLVINETPEWSKHTELLDDYAGQSIYLAFVNNTYDGFKLFLDSIYVREQDPLAVSKHALDAQVYPNPFMNQLSIHTGNALMQTVSIVNMLGEVVYQQETTGFQVTIPSENFKSGIYFLSIQTTQGEIRKKVIKN, from the coding sequence ATGAAAAGAGTAATAGTTTTTGCTTCTTTAATAATAAGCAGTTTAGCGTTTGGGCAAGTAAGCATTTTAGAAGAAAATTTTGATGGTACAGAAATTCCATCTTCATGGAAGGTAATTAATCAGGATGGATTTACAGTCGCCAATGATGTGCAAGAATATGCAGAAGCATGGATTATCAAAGAAGATCCATTTGATGCTACAAATGGAACCGCTTCAAGTACATCTTATTTCTCACCTTCTAATAGAGCTAGTCGTTGGTTAATTACACCACAGATAACCTTAGGAGCTGAATCTAACTATATTTCTTGGCAAGGGATGTCGTTTGATCCTTCTTTCCCTGATTCGTATAAAGTGTTGGTTTCAACTAATGGAAATGATATTGCTGACTTTACAGATACCTTAGTATTGGTTATAAATGAAACACCAGAGTGGAGTAAACACACAGAATTATTAGATGATTATGCAGGTCAATCTATTTACCTTGCTTTTGTTAATAATACCTACGATGGATTTAAATTATTCCTTGATAGCATCTATGTTCGTGAACAAGACCCTTTAGCTGTTAGTAAGCATGCATTAGATGCGCAAGTTTATCCCAATCCATTTATGAATCAATTATCTATACATACTGGGAATGCTCTAATGCAGACTGTTTCAATTGTAAATATGTTGGGAGAAGTAGTCTATCAGCAAGAAACAACAGGATTTCAAGTTACTATACCTTCAGAAAATTTTAAAAGCGGAATCTATTTTCTATCTATTCAAACCACACAAGGAGAAATTAGAAAGAAGGTGATAAAGAACTAA
- a CDS encoding outer membrane lipoprotein carrier protein LolA, with product MKYLIFGLLLMSTTLFAQNDKKAQDILNKISADVKALNSFYIEFNMDISNPATGEKSNDKGTGFVKGNKYYTSFGKNILICNGLKVWTVVKDEKVTYQADVDSNDDALTPKKIMTIWESGFKSKYEKETTIDGKKVHQISLFPIKPGEVNYHTITLYVTSDSNELYQGILKTKDGGIMKYTITKLEKNKAVEDAKFVYNPQNFPGYQLVKD from the coding sequence ATGAAATATTTAATCTTCGGACTTTTATTGATGTCCACTACATTATTCGCACAGAACGACAAGAAAGCACAAGATATTTTAAACAAAATTTCAGCTGACGTTAAAGCTCTAAACTCGTTCTACATTGAGTTTAACATGGATATTTCCAACCCAGCAACAGGAGAGAAATCTAATGATAAAGGAACTGGTTTTGTGAAAGGAAATAAATATTATACTTCTTTTGGGAAGAATATACTTATTTGCAATGGATTAAAAGTGTGGACTGTTGTAAAAGATGAAAAGGTAACTTATCAAGCAGATGTGGATTCTAACGATGACGCACTGACTCCTAAAAAGATTATGACTATCTGGGAGAGTGGTTTCAAAAGTAAATATGAAAAAGAAACTACAATTGATGGAAAAAAAGTACACCAGATTAGTTTATTCCCAATCAAACCAGGTGAAGTAAATTACCATACCATTACGCTCTATGTGACATCTGACTCTAATGAATTATACCAAGGGATTCTAAAAACAAAAGATGGTGGAATCATGAAATATACCATTACTAAATTGGAGAAAAACAAAGCTGTTGAAGATGCAAAGTTTGTGTATAATCCACAAAACTTCCCAGGTTATCAATTAGTGAAAGATTAG
- a CDS encoding DNA translocase FtsK: MAKGNILKQKDEPQEKEEKKKGEKKVSSFASFLEKIDRRKTKSITGLVLLLLSIYLFISFISYLFSWKTDQDLILSTSASEFLFSNPDIEVANWLGKLGAWSAHVFMYKWFGLPSFAFCFLFFITGVRFLLNIRLFPLRRTYIISAIAIIWTSSVLGLVSSNINFLGGTFGYGTKIWLSSIFGLFGAILLLLVTFAIITVVLFNPDFKALFQRLFNRNNDVEEDPEVDIAGNTLIEEEFMEDDISEDEPDEDEEEDEDFEVVFKDNTLPNEDEDEDEDLEEDETEETLPQSIDINDFNDEEFSVEIAENEKELSENDLNEMVDNFGPFDPTLELSNYVLPPIDLLKKFESNHSGVTKEELEENKNKIVETLSNYKIEIAKIKATIGPTVTLYEIVPAPGVRISKIKNLEDDIALSLSALGIRIIAPIPGKGTIGIEVPNSSPEMVSMRSLIASEKFQNAKFELPVVLGKTITNETYAFDLAKTPHLLVAGATGQGKSVGLNAILVSLLYKKHPSQLKFVLIDPKKVELTLYNKIERHFLAKLPDSDEAIITDTSKVVNTLNSLCIEMDERYGLLKEAQTRNIIEYNEKFIARKLNPNHGHHYLPYIVVVIDEFADLIMTAGKEVEHPIARLAQLARAIGIHLIVATQRPSVNVITGMIKANFPARIAFRVLSKIDSRTILDSAGADQLIGKGDMLISTGNDMIRLQCGFVDTPEVEDICNFIGDQRGYPSALLLPEYTGGEEGEGSDYDPEDGVDDKFVEAAQIVVIHQQGSASLLQRKLKLGYNRAGRLIDQLEAHGVVGPFRGSKARDVQFGNIEGLNEYLREKGLLDD, encoded by the coding sequence ATGGCTAAAGGGAATATATTAAAACAGAAGGACGAACCTCAAGAAAAAGAAGAAAAGAAAAAAGGAGAAAAAAAGGTTTCTTCTTTCGCTTCCTTTTTAGAGAAAATTGACAGAAGAAAAACAAAATCAATCACTGGACTTGTATTACTTTTGCTTTCTATCTACCTCTTCATTTCTTTTATATCCTATCTTTTTAGCTGGAAGACAGATCAAGATCTTATTCTCTCTACCTCCGCAAGCGAATTCTTGTTTAGTAATCCAGATATCGAAGTAGCTAATTGGCTTGGTAAACTAGGTGCTTGGTCAGCGCATGTTTTTATGTACAAATGGTTTGGGCTACCTTCCTTTGCCTTTTGCTTTTTATTTTTTATCACTGGTGTTCGTTTTCTACTAAATATTCGACTCTTTCCGCTGCGAAGAACATATATTATATCGGCTATTGCAATTATCTGGACATCTTCTGTATTAGGGTTAGTTTCTTCTAATATTAATTTTCTAGGAGGAACTTTTGGATACGGAACAAAAATTTGGCTCTCTTCGATTTTCGGCCTATTTGGAGCTATCTTACTATTATTAGTCACTTTTGCTATTATAACGGTAGTCCTATTCAACCCAGATTTTAAAGCTCTTTTTCAACGATTATTTAATAGAAACAACGATGTCGAAGAAGATCCTGAAGTTGACATAGCTGGAAACACGTTAATTGAGGAAGAATTTATGGAAGATGATATCTCTGAGGATGAGCCGGATGAAGATGAAGAAGAAGACGAGGATTTCGAAGTTGTTTTTAAAGACAATACACTTCCAAACGAAGATGAGGACGAAGATGAAGATTTGGAAGAAGATGAAACTGAAGAAACACTTCCTCAGTCTATCGATATTAATGATTTTAATGACGAAGAATTCTCTGTTGAAATTGCTGAAAATGAGAAGGAATTATCCGAAAACGATCTCAATGAAATGGTAGATAACTTTGGTCCATTTGACCCTACCTTAGAACTTTCAAATTATGTGCTCCCCCCTATTGACTTATTGAAAAAATTTGAGAGTAATCACAGTGGCGTAACCAAGGAAGAATTGGAAGAAAATAAAAACAAGATTGTAGAAACTCTTTCTAATTACAAGATTGAAATAGCTAAAATTAAAGCCACTATTGGTCCAACCGTAACACTTTACGAGATCGTACCCGCGCCAGGTGTCCGCATATCTAAAATCAAAAACTTAGAAGACGATATCGCTTTAAGTCTTTCCGCACTAGGTATCCGTATCATTGCCCCAATTCCTGGAAAGGGAACTATTGGTATTGAAGTTCCTAACAGTTCGCCTGAAATGGTAAGCATGCGTTCTTTGATTGCTTCAGAAAAATTTCAAAATGCAAAATTTGAACTACCAGTTGTATTAGGAAAGACTATAACCAACGAAACGTATGCTTTTGATTTAGCAAAAACACCTCACCTCTTGGTAGCAGGAGCTACAGGTCAAGGTAAATCAGTAGGTTTAAATGCTATTCTGGTTTCTCTCCTTTACAAAAAGCATCCTTCTCAGCTAAAATTTGTCTTGATTGACCCCAAAAAGGTGGAATTGACGCTTTACAATAAAATAGAACGTCACTTTTTAGCAAAACTCCCAGATTCTGACGAGGCGATTATTACCGACACATCTAAGGTTGTTAATACGCTCAACTCACTTTGTATCGAAATGGATGAGAGATATGGATTATTAAAGGAAGCACAAACTCGAAATATTATAGAATACAACGAGAAATTTATTGCACGCAAACTTAATCCAAATCACGGACACCATTATTTACCATACATTGTTGTAGTTATTGATGAGTTTGCCGACTTAATCATGACAGCAGGGAAAGAGGTGGAACACCCTATTGCCCGTTTGGCACAACTAGCCCGAGCTATTGGTATTCACTTAATTGTTGCTACTCAGCGTCCTTCCGTAAACGTAATAACAGGTATGATAAAAGCCAACTTCCCAGCTCGTATCGCATTCCGTGTATTATCCAAGATTGACTCACGTACCATTTTAGATAGTGCGGGTGCCGACCAACTCATCGGTAAAGGAGATATGCTAATCTCTACCGGAAACGACATGATACGTTTACAATGTGGATTTGTAGATACTCCTGAAGTGGAAGATATCTGTAACTTCATTGGAGATCAGAGGGGATATCCAAGCGCTTTACTTTTACCAGAATATACTGGAGGAGAAGAAGGCGAAGGAAGTGATTATGATCCTGAGGATGGAGTGGATGATAAATTTGTGGAAGCAGCTCAAATTGTTGTTATCCATCAGCAAGGTTCTGCTAGTTTATTACAACGAAAGCTAAAATTAGGATATAACAGGGCTGGAAGATTAATAGACCAATTAGAAGCGCATGGCGTAGTTGGTCCTTTCCGAGGAAGTAAAGCACGAGATGTGCAGTTTGGTAATATAGAAGGATTGAACGAGTACCTACGTGAAAAAGGATTATTGGATGACTAA
- a CDS encoding DUF4412 domain-containing protein → MKKALFLIVISLVFLYSCSLPKINTADFEGKFVYMIHSNANTPDSSDSINYQVVYAQNNMLRIESYTPIGKQIYIKHIPKNRAYILMDLGFQKVAIQTIPDTTLDDHRYKFSFAPGKRDFANIISNNIKVKDNEYDTTFIMNYYKDISPKYSTAIKGIPGLPVNYYLYVEGIWVNYQLVSLEKKALNHDLFGIPSEYKIVSLDEFIEMIKD, encoded by the coding sequence ATGAAAAAGGCATTGTTCCTTATAGTTATTTCGTTAGTATTCCTTTATAGTTGCTCATTACCTAAAATCAATACAGCTGACTTTGAAGGGAAATTCGTATATATGATTCACTCCAATGCCAATACTCCAGATTCGTCTGACAGCATCAATTACCAAGTTGTATATGCGCAGAATAACATGCTTCGTATTGAGAGTTATACTCCTATTGGCAAGCAAATCTACATCAAACACATTCCTAAAAATAGAGCATATATTCTTATGGACTTAGGTTTTCAAAAAGTTGCAATCCAAACTATCCCAGACACTACTCTAGATGATCATCGCTACAAATTCTCATTTGCTCCTGGTAAGAGAGATTTTGCCAACATTATTTCCAACAATATTAAAGTGAAAGACAATGAATACGACACTACCTTTATAATGAATTATTACAAAGATATTTCACCTAAATACAGTACCGCCATAAAAGGTATTCCTGGACTACCCGTTAATTACTATTTATATGTAGAAGGAATTTGGGTGAATTATCAACTTGTGTCACTGGAAAAGAAAGCTCTAAACCACGATTTATTCGGAATTCCAAGCGAATATAAGATAGTCTCTCTCGATGAATTTATCGAAATGATAAAAGACTAA
- a CDS encoding arginase — translation MAKAITYIINDSEISAGTRGTSLGPGALRVVDDTLKNYLFSKYPIHYIKTLNYYLDSPTPYKFAKRIDGLVKLYKFIADSVCKERQEKEFLIIMAGDHGSAGGTLAGLKMANPSNRIGVLWIDAHADMHSPYTTPSGNMHGMPLATALNKDNLECQRNELSEDVIQMWNKLKNMGGIAPKVLPQDLGCIAFRDMEEEEIKLMERENIPNITVDELRKIGIDKVIERLEEKYKDCDEIYVSFDVDSMDPDIVSHGTGTPVEHGITPEEASVLLKHFAKHPKVKCIEFVEINPCLDEKINRMAEVTYKLIKEVVETVEQK, via the coding sequence ATGGCGAAGGCTATAACATACATTATTAACGATTCAGAAATTTCAGCAGGTACACGTGGAACGAGTTTGGGACCTGGAGCACTTCGAGTGGTAGATGACACATTAAAGAATTATCTTTTTTCCAAATACCCGATTCATTATATAAAAACGCTCAATTACTATCTAGATTCTCCGACACCTTATAAATTTGCTAAAAGAATTGATGGACTGGTAAAACTATATAAATTCATTGCAGATTCAGTTTGTAAAGAACGTCAGGAAAAGGAGTTTTTAATTATTATGGCAGGAGACCATGGTTCTGCGGGAGGTACTTTAGCAGGGTTGAAAATGGCAAATCCTTCTAATAGAATTGGTGTTCTTTGGATTGATGCGCATGCAGATATGCATTCCCCTTACACGACACCTTCGGGAAATATGCATGGAATGCCCTTGGCAACAGCATTAAATAAAGATAATTTGGAATGTCAACGAAATGAGTTGTCAGAGGATGTAATTCAAATGTGGAATAAGCTAAAAAATATGGGAGGCATTGCTCCAAAGGTACTCCCACAAGATTTAGGCTGTATTGCTTTTCGTGATATGGAAGAGGAGGAAATTAAATTAATGGAGCGCGAAAATATTCCAAATATTACAGTTGATGAATTGCGAAAAATAGGTATAGATAAAGTAATTGAAAGACTCGAAGAAAAATATAAAGATTGCGACGAAATCTATGTTTCTTTTGATGTAGATTCTATGGATCCAGATATCGTTTCTCATGGCACAGGAACTCCTGTTGAACATGGTATTACTCCTGAAGAAGCGAGTGTATTACTAAAACATTTTGCCAAACATCCGAAAGTTAAGTGTATCGAATTTGTCGAAATCAATCCTTGCTTAGATGAAAAGATAAATAGAATGGCTGAGGTGACTTATAAATTAATTAAAGAAGTTGTAGAAACAGTAGAACAAAAATAG
- the argS gene encoding arginine--tRNA ligase, producing MEEKIKSLLLQHSSALFGKEIEEKTIQFQKTRKDVEGDMTLVVFPFVKLLQTNPIEVGNKIGNFLIENIQEIERFEVLSGFLNLIFSKAYWLDSLKNMAADTSYGCSSNSTKTFMVEYSSPNTNKPLHLGHMRNIFLGYSVAEILKANGHKVIKTQIINDRGIHICKSMIAWERYAPKNAQGERETPQSTGMKGDHFVGKYYIEFDKQVTAQGFDLATSWKENNYTSTDISEEAKEKLPGLFEAYSSAEDDKKKNSIGRKIAAYAIPFTDLTKGAKEMLVKWEAKDTEVYQLWQLMNGWVYKGFDSTYDRMTVDFDKIYYESDTFLIGKEVVNDGLAKGIFYKKEDGSVWIDLSGDGLDEKLLLRGDGTAVYMTQDIGTAIDRFKDYPDLNGIVYTVGDEQNYHFKVLFLILKKLGYEWADNCFHLSYGMVDLPDGKMKSREGNVVDADELMAEVVEIAKESTQERGQIEGMTDAEREELYETIGLGGLKYFLLKVDPQKRMQFNPNESIELNGNTGPFIQYTYARINSLIARIGDVVTDKLAIEQAEIDLIKQLHEFPQVIREAGENYSPALIANYTYELVKEYNSFYQSNSILKEEDESLRNARILISQTTGAVIKTAMRLLGIKVPNRM from the coding sequence ATGGAAGAGAAAATTAAATCGCTATTGTTGCAGCATAGTAGCGCGCTTTTTGGAAAAGAAATCGAAGAAAAAACAATTCAGTTCCAAAAGACGAGAAAGGATGTGGAGGGAGATATGACGTTGGTGGTTTTTCCATTTGTGAAATTACTTCAAACAAATCCTATAGAGGTTGGAAATAAAATTGGAAATTTTCTAATTGAAAATATTCAGGAAATTGAACGTTTTGAAGTGCTTAGCGGTTTTCTAAATTTAATCTTTTCTAAAGCATATTGGCTGGACAGTTTAAAAAACATGGCTGCTGATACTTCTTATGGATGTTCTTCAAATTCTACGAAAACATTTATGGTGGAGTATTCTTCTCCTAATACCAATAAACCTTTGCATTTAGGGCACATGCGAAATATCTTTTTAGGTTATAGCGTGGCCGAAATTTTAAAGGCAAATGGACATAAAGTAATCAAAACACAAATCATCAATGACAGAGGTATTCATATCTGTAAAAGTATGATTGCGTGGGAACGATATGCTCCGAAAAATGCACAGGGAGAACGAGAAACTCCTCAATCAACGGGCATGAAAGGTGACCATTTTGTAGGGAAATATTATATTGAATTTGATAAACAAGTAACTGCACAAGGTTTTGACCTAGCAACATCTTGGAAAGAAAATAATTATACATCCACTGATATTTCTGAGGAAGCAAAGGAGAAATTACCTGGGTTATTTGAGGCTTATTCTTCTGCTGAAGATGATAAGAAGAAAAATAGTATAGGTCGAAAAATAGCAGCTTATGCAATTCCATTTACGGATTTAACTAAGGGTGCCAAAGAGATGTTGGTGAAGTGGGAAGCAAAAGATACGGAGGTGTATCAGTTGTGGCAACTCATGAATGGTTGGGTGTATAAAGGATTCGATTCTACCTATGACCGAATGACTGTGGATTTTGATAAGATTTATTATGAATCCGATACTTTCTTAATTGGAAAGGAAGTGGTAAATGATGGTTTAGCAAAAGGGATTTTCTATAAAAAAGAAGATGGTTCTGTTTGGATAGATTTATCTGGAGATGGTTTGGATGAAAAATTGCTATTGCGAGGTGACGGTACTGCCGTATATATGACACAAGATATTGGTACAGCAATCGACCGTTTTAAAGATTATCCTGATTTGAATGGAATTGTTTATACCGTTGGAGACGAGCAGAATTATCATTTCAAAGTTCTCTTCTTAATCCTTAAAAAATTAGGATACGAATGGGCAGATAATTGTTTCCATTTATCTTATGGAATGGTTGATTTGCCTGATGGTAAAATGAAATCCCGTGAAGGAAATGTGGTTGATGCGGATGAATTGATGGCTGAGGTGGTGGAAATTGCCAAAGAAAGTACACAAGAGAGAGGGCAGATTGAGGGGATGACTGATGCTGAACGAGAAGAGCTATACGAAACTATTGGTTTGGGTGGATTAAAATATTTCTTGTTAAAAGTAGATCCTCAAAAACGTATGCAATTCAACCCGAATGAATCGATTGAGTTAAATGGAAATACAGGACCTTTCATTCAATATACTTATGCGCGTATCAATTCATTGATAGCGCGTATAGGAGATGTTGTGACAGATAAACTTGCCATTGAACAAGCTGAGATCGATTTAATTAAACAATTGCACGAATTTCCACAAGTGATTCGAGAGGCAGGGGAGAATTATAGTCCGGCCTTGATAGCAAATTACACATACGAGTTGGTGAAGGAATACAATTCATTTTACCAATCAAATAGCATCCTAAAAGAAGAAGATGAATCTTTGCGAAATGCTCGTATTCTGATTAGTCAAACTACGGGAGCGGTAATTAAAACAGCTATGCGTTTGTTGGGAATTAAGGTTCCAAATAGGATGTAG
- the rpsO gene encoding 30S ribosomal protein S15, whose product MYLSAEKKKEIFKKHGKSEANTGSAEGQIALFTYRISHLTEHLKKNHKDYGTQRALQLLVGKRRSLLDYLKHKDINRYRNIVKELELRR is encoded by the coding sequence ATGTATTTATCAGCAGAAAAGAAAAAAGAGATTTTCAAGAAACACGGAAAATCTGAGGCAAACACTGGTTCAGCAGAAGGACAAATTGCGTTGTTTACGTATAGAATTAGTCACTTAACTGAACACTTAAAAAAGAATCATAAAGACTATGGAACACAAAGAGCACTTCAGTTGCTAGTTGGTAAAAGAAGAAGTCTTTTAGATTATTTAAAGCACAAAGACATCAATCGTTATAGAAATATAGTGAAAGAATTAGAATTGAGAAGATAA